Within the Drosophila albomicans strain 15112-1751.03 chromosome 4, ASM965048v2, whole genome shotgun sequence genome, the region GCTCCTCTGCGAGGGTTCTAATAGTCACATGACGATCTCGATCCACTATTTCCATGATTTTATCCGTATCAACTGGTCGTCCGGAAAGCGTGGGTGTTTCGGTATCAAAATTGTCACTTCGGAATCGCCTAAACCACTGTTCATCGGTTTGAATCGAAAGTTTGTTATCTCCTAAGACAGCAATAATCTGTCTGCGAGATACCGCAGCAGTTTTTTCCTGTgcgaaataaaatttcaaaattgcccGAGTTTCTGCGTTTGGGAACTCcatttcaattgtaattgtttaaCGTGAAGTTCAAACGATATATAGCATTATATTTGACTTCACAAGCGAAGCGCGaaatttgaatgtaaaaaCCGGTATGTCATTACCAAACAAcctaatataaatattgcgtagattatgtacatatttgttaAACATTATAATCGCAAACTCCTGTAtgatataattatattaaatagtgTGCCTAAGCTGAGACTTAAATTTCTGTTAACCAGTGAGTGACTTGGTAATTTAATTACATGAAAAGGAAAACGGATTGTCTTAAATAAACCTTTTTTCCATTATCCAGTGATATCGACGtaatcatatatattatattgctTGCAGGGGAGCGCCCATACAAGTGCCACTTGCCTGATTGTGGTCGAGCTTTCATACAGCTCTCAAATCTACAACAACATCTGCGAAATCACGATGCCCAGGTAGAACGCGCTAAGAATCGTCCATTTCACTGCAATATATGTGGCAAAGGATTCGCAACAGAATCAAGCCTGCGAACGCACACTTCCAAGGTGggtgaaaatttattttattgttaccGGGTATCAAAAAAACACTTATTATCAAACACtcaaaaatgcaacaataaaCTCGAAATAGCAATTACAATATCGACACCAACCAATCACATTCATCTCAAATGTAGCATTGTATTCCTTTTTGTGTTTCTGGTTGCTGGTCAAATACTCATCGTTCATCATTCGCTATCGTTTTTATTGCGCACTCACTGCAATGCAATGGAATCGTGCATTACATCATGATCAATGCTGTGAAATTTATCAGGAGCTACAGCTGCATCTTGGTGTCTTGCAGCAGCATGCAGCATTGATCGGTGGTCCGAATGCCACATCTTGTCCCATTTGTCATAAACTCTTCCTTGGCACCGAGGCTTTAATGGATCACATGAAACTTGttcacaaagaaaaaacaccACCGCCAAATGAGTCATGTAAGTTTTCAGAAATAGCTAATTCTTTAAGGTCTGATTTTCTGTTGTCGGAGCGAATGTGGTATACTTTCCACAGCCATTCCGATTGGAACCCGTTCACGAACAGCTGAAAAGACTAAGTGCATTTCGTAACTGCGCTGCAAACAACCCAGAAGCCAACTGGGGCTGCAAGTGCATTCATTTCGGAGAggttaaattaataaatttcgttTATCATCATTTGTAGCTGGTCAATGTAACAATGGATCCCAAGGTGCGAATGGCAATGTTTGCGCTGGTCCAAATGCGCTCGCCTCTCAATGCACCTCTGAATTGAATTGTGGCCTACCATCGACACCAAGTCTGCATGAAAGTTATCTGGGCAAACGGAGAACCGCGAATCATCCGTGCCCCGTATGTGGCAAGCACTATGTAAACGAAGGATCCTTACGGAAACATTTGGCCTGTCATGCCGAGACCGCACAACTTACTAATAGTCTTCGAATGTGGCCATGTTCTGTCTGTCAGGCCGTCTTCACAAACGAGAACGGTGAGCATCGAGTATCCAAGTAACAGTGAAACCAAATTTTTCCGAACAACTCGATTAAGAAAAGTCTATAAACTACAGTTgcactaataaaaataataattaattaaattaaatagggGCTTTCCAGTTTACAGTGAAGTTGAAtgttaaaaaagattttttacCAATTCGTCAAATTGAATggttgaattatttattttgtattcgtttattaaacataaatcTTATGACACTAagttacaaacaaaaaatcattaCAAAAATGGTTCCGCTTTCCAGGACTTCTTACCCATATGGACCATATGCGCATGGATCCCAAACATCAGTTTGCTGCTCAATATGTTTTGGTAAGTACTAAGAACAAAAATacatctaaaaatattttacctATGCGAGTCTTTGTACATATGAGTCTCTCTCTGTTGTTATCGAAACTTGCAGtttgtataaacaaatatatttacaagcTGACTActatcttttttattatttaccaTTTTAGTCGCGAGCGGCAGCAGAACAACGAGAACGCGATTCTCTATTGGCAGCTTCGTTGACTTCAGCCGGGATTCGGGAAACGGCGAGCATGTTGCCATCGATTGGAATTGGTTTATCTGGAGCTGGTGGCTCGAACTCATTATGCCCATCGCCTTCGGCGAATTCAGAGTGTTCGTCGAATGGGCGATTGTCCTCATCGTCTGCATCCGATCAGGAACAAGACGGGGATCAGGGTTTGAGTGagaatgaaaacaacaatcacaacaacaacatgactaatctaaacaataacaataatagcgtgaacaacaataataccaacaacaactgcaactcaagtaaaatcaatttgaactTAAGCGAGCTTCATTTGCCCAATTCAAATCAGTTTAGCATGGAGCATGCCGAGCAGCTGCATGCAAATCGAATGTCTCTAATGGCAGCTGCTtcagccgccgcagcagctgtCGCTGCCTCGTCTCATGGTTCACGCTCTCAAGAGGACTCCATTGATGCCGTTGTCACTGCTAACTCGGGCAGTGCGGTTGTCCAGGCGGCAGTTGTTAATCTAGCCGCCGCCATGCGAATGAACAATACTGTAAATCCACATACGCAACAGGTAAAATAACTTATTCAAGTAGGCAAGTCTCTGAGTTATTACTATTTGGAGCATTAACCAGACATCTGTAATATAGTATGAGCTAGcttttcaaaaaaaatttcaacaacaatCAGGCACTGTATCTGCAGCTTTAGACCCGGCTTTAGACTACAAGCTGAAACTCAACCGTGAGacattgtatttaaaataatcaaaatgaatataccaaaacgtatatttgatataacaatataccattacattaaaaatatacaaagtagtacaatatataccaaattgtccaataaattagtaaaacaactttatttagcaataaaaatgtaaatctcTCTTTTATAAATATGCGTACGTACAGAAAGGTGAACTCGACTACATCGTGTATCACCAGCCCAACAGATTAGGAACAACAAGTAAGACAGCTACAGTCGAGCGccctcgactttgagatactcgctacctattttgaataaaagcaaaatattgcgatattattctcaaaatatacaaaaatattacaaaatactaaagataTGGCAaatggtatatcggtatagtaccgcatttaaaatataccatagactgcacaatataccagattgtcagccaaagcgtTTTTTGCGTTATATACttcatagggtcggagatgccttcttctacctgtaacatacatttcctgtcggcacaaagtgataatacccttctaccctatgggtagcgggtataaaaaggatAGACCATGTGGCATAAGAAACgaataaattaagtttaaatttaataacttatggaatttttatttgtaaatttcaaaacattttatttattttatagcaCGCAGATCAACAAATACAGCGGCAACAGCcaaatcagcaacagcaggctCCAcaccaacatcatcatcaacatcaacatcaaaacCAACACCAAATACCTCATTTGCCTCAGCTGTTGTCGCCACATGGTGGCCAACAACAGACGCAGCCTGGTAGCACATCCGGTACCGGAGCTAGTAATAACAATCAGCGTTCACCCACGATTAATGTACCTAGTTTGCAAATTCAAGCTGACAACACCTCATCAGTAATGATAAGTATGATGCGCAACTCTCTGGATTCTGGTCTTGGTGGAATGCATCAATTGGAGCCATtacatcatcatcaacttCAATCCACGAATTTTGCACAGGCTTCTTCGCTTCAGGGACCACCACATCATCATCCCCAGCACCATCACCAGCatagccacagccacagccataACCCGGAAACCACACTAAGAATGCATCAGCAAGCCGAGGCGATTTTGCGATCCCACACAGAAGCGGCTTTTCGCCTAGCAGCCGCTTCAGTGGCAGCAACCAATGTAAACTCTACAGCGCCAAATATCACCAGTTCCTCAGTTCCAATCGTTGTTAAAAATGAAACATTGTcacaccaccaccaacaacgTCAAGTCAATGGAGATATACAGACAGCGAGCGCGAACGCATTACAAGAAGTCCAACCGCAACAGAATCAATCAAACTCATGAAgtcattgcatttaaaaaaggcatcataaaccaaaaatatattcgtTGGTATGGTGACGGGATACTAAGTACCATTACTACAATACCGAGTTCACTCATATAGGCAGCACCCAGTACAACGAACTTCATCGATCTATAAATTCCTACCTATATTGAGTTACCGATTTAAAATGAAAGCATAAAGATTGACATTGACGGAGATATCAAAACACCGCACACTACttctacatatacataaatggcTTTTAAATGTCTTCAgactatattatttaaattcataactCTTAGCCACAGATGATTTGGTTTCTAAAATAAGCAAGCGCATACCATTGTtttgagtatttatttaaaataatgcatATATGTAATGGCATCAACTATCTGACTGATCTGCTATCCTAAATGTCCCAGTAGACTCAGTTATATAGTACACAtattaacatttcaaattgtgAACTTGTATAGCATTAAAAGTAATTGCCATATAAGTTGGAaagttataatttattgatatcatcatgaatattttatgagaactttaaaatcaaaatcataAAGCTGACGATGTTATGTCAAATCATTTTAAGATCTGGTTTGATTAAGCTCCACTAATTCGTGTACAATTGTACTTAAAGGTTAATTACTAAATATCTTTCTGTATACAAGTATTACATCagtatttatattgatatttatatacacGCATATTGACAATTTTGATTGTGGATCATTATTTTGAAGTTACAGAAGTTTATAGTACATTTACAAACATTTATAAGGACTTCAGGAAacttctttttataaaattgatgctaaaacaataaatactatacgTAAGTATATTAAATGACTTGTGAAGTAACATAAAAAATCTAGTCTTATGCACAATATGTTgcttaatattttgaaatcctgtgtaaaaagtaaatttagtTGGAAAAGATAGATttcacaaatacacacatgtaTATAAACTTGTACGTATAtcatgtaattaattaattaaaatgatatatatatatatatattttgttgttttattgcaAAACTTAGGCAGCTCATTTGGGTCATCTTCAAAAAGGACGAAATGTAATTAACGTCTCTAAGTAGTgtttaatatcaaattatttcaaatttcaatttaatatcttTATCGAGCAATATGTCACTTTCAGCGGTCGCCCATTTATAAGTGTATTtccttttatttaatttctggTCAAATAAAAGCTATTTGACAACTTCAgcaattgtattaaattaatggCGTGAATAAGCGTTTAGATAATTCAGAGGGTTCAccataaatacttttattttgagtaTCGACACACCCGAATAACAGATTTTTATCAattatggttgttgttggccatttaattttgaatttttggaCATCTTTACGGTTGATTTGATATAACTAACggtaattatttttagacattttttaaacatttcaatttaaaataaagtctATTGCGTATATTAAAATCGAAATGCGCAGGCAATGAGATAATTTTGAccatattaattaggtatacatatatattctgaatacatatgtatatatgttatatatatatacatataagtataaatatatattctgaaTCAATGAGTCaatgttttttgctttttgcgaTTGGtgtacataatatttattgagtatatatgaaaaattgctGGGCTATGGGTTTGTCCAGGTTAATCGATATTAAGCAGCTGAAATTTCACTATTTCTAAATTATCATAGTTCTTTAATAACAAGCGATGAGGAAGCCATAGTGCTCACGGTGTTGCCATACCTAACTCAAGTACAGATTTcataccattttttttttaatcgtcaaaaacacatacaaaataaatacattgcTGTAGAGACCTATCtactcttatttatttaaatttaatccctaagataatttaatttttcaataagtCATTTTGACGAGCTTCCCAAAGTTCTATTACTATTTTGACTTTTGACATACATAAATgtcataaacaaataaatacaagattttttttacaattacgGCTTGGTTTAAACCAGTTTGAGGAGTTATGATAagctgttgaaattttttaaaactttcactacgttttcaaattttttcttcttgttgcaAGTTGgactattaaaaattatacataaTTTTTCACCTCAcctaatatatattttatagaatcattattgttatatttgatagctgtaaaacacaaaaaaggcAGACCAGTTAAGAGtttcatttattcataaaagtgttttatttgcatCATATTACTTTGCGACTTTTTACTTTCGGCTGTATTTCCGACTTATGAGCTATTTTGTAGATGTGCTTAATTAAAGTGAATGCAACCTATACCTCTTACTACTGAAAGcatattgtaaaattataaGTTGCTAGTGGAGCTAAATAGAATGTTACCAACGATCGCTCTGTACAATGTATGCCAGTAACATAGACTATTAATCGGTGGTTTGCATACCAGGTCCACGAGCACGCTTTTGTGGCGAGCTAAAAGGACTTGCTGAGGATGCTGCTAATTTCTCTTGTGTTCGCTTTAAGTTGTTCGTATTGGCAGCGCCTTGgagttttgttgatgttgggTCTGttgtatatatcaatatttatttgttatatgtacatgtatattaatatttacctTGCAGCCACCTCACTTGGGTCGCTGGCCCGTACCCCTTCTGATTACGTGCAGCAATACGAAAAATAATCGCCGGCTTGTTCGAGCAATCGACATGGGCATTCGACAGTGACGCATTCGGCACGGTGCATTGATTAGCAGCGCCAACGTACACACGAACAAATGCCAGCTGAGGTGAAACGACTTTCTCTTTAGTAGTAGGCTTAACAGCCAGATAGACTGAATACTCAATAATTTCCTTGGTCTTTTGTGCTGGTGGCGGCTCCCAGGTCAAGTGTGCTCCCTCCTTAACATCTTTCGATATCTTTATGGCCGACGGGGCACCAGGGAAACCGGGTAAGCACGTCTTGAAGCTGGATatctaaaaaatgtttaaaatattgtcTTAGTTTTCaactacaaattttaaatattatacatattttaaataacgaTTTAAAATGTACTATTGTAAtagtatttctatttttaatggaaaatATAGAACTACCGAATAGATAaagatttttgtttcttattaaATCGATAGCAAAtgcctttaaaaatatatctacaaagtaattaattcaatatattttagaaaagaGCTGCAAGCATACGACAATTATTCTCTGTGcgtatattcatattttaaataaaaacaacaatcagaCGAAAACACACGAACAATTATCAATTCTGTATTAAAAGTTCCGATGAAAATTTTTAAACCCTCACTTGTTGGTCTGTGTTCTTGACTGTCCTAACCtatacccattttgaataaaagcaaaacacgtAAAAACGTCTTAGTCACTGAAACGTAACAGacaaaatgtacaacaaaatGTAAGAAAGCAGAAGGCACATCATTCGACGGTGAGATACcggctacccatttttaattcttaaaaataccaaattccaaataccattataccaaattcatgaacccaacaaatattaaaatataccgaattgtaTAATTGGTCTATAGACATACTACTATGTCATCAAAGTATActactatagagtacaaattattaaagattaTCAACCAAAActtttacaacttttattaacttttttacAATAAGACTCTGcagttgacgctgatcaagaatatgtatACCTTATAGCAACGGAAACGACTatttctgcctgttacatacatttcatggaGGCACAAActttttaccctatgggtaggaGGTATAAAAACTGTGTTTCGAGTATTTAAactattgaattttttttaaaaacccTACAATAGTTACCCTTAAACTAAATCATTTATAGCTCCCGATTAATAGATATGCAAATAATGGTTATACGCGAttcttaaattgtatattatatatatatatgtatgttaaataatatatttatattttgaatgccgACAGAAATTATAATATCTATCGTGTTTACAATCAGCGCACCTCAAGTTCGAAAAGATATGGCATCATAGACCAAAGAGACTTATCTTTTCCtgaaaatttacattttatactccatttttccaacatttttatacccgctacccaaagggcagaagggtattataactttgtgtcggcacgaaatgtatgtaacaggtagaaggaggcatctcctaacccataaagtatatatattgatcagcatcaacagccgagacgatctagccatgttcgtctgtccgtatgaaacactggatctcagagattatCCTATACAGCTATaacttttttcgacagcatttatgtttgtacgcagatcaagtctgtttcaaattttgccacgcccacttccgcccctgcaaatcaacaaaaatcgaattacaagagtaattttaaagctagagctgcgaattttagtaaatacaataacaactatagtaattgtgatttatggtggcgatcagataaaaattgtggaaggtattaaagaaatgtatggcaaaaaacgcctacttattaggggtcttagttcccttggctgacaatctggtataatgtgccatctatggtatattatacaatttggtataattgtagtatttttggtatattttgagaaaaataccgcaatattttgcttttattcaaaatgggtagagggtatctcacagtggagcacactcgactgtaacttgcTTACTTGTTCTCAGCGgaattgtgtttttgtttagttgtgCAGAGCAAATCTAGATATAAATTTTTGACTCTCTGGCCGAGGCAGAGATGTGCCGACCTctaatatagatatatattattttgtgtactaaagttcaaaattatgATATCCTTATAGATTGCAGGtgttaataatttcattaattggATTGAATACAAACCTCTCCCCATTCACCGCGACCACATGAATTAAGTGCCGCAAGGCGAAACCGATACGCTGTACCTGGATCCAAACTGATGCGCGGATATTCTGTTAAATCCGGTATATTTTCCGCATCAAAGTTATCAAGCAAAGAGCTGGAGAAGTACTTGTAATCGATATAGCTTGTAACAGTGTGCGATAGATCTTTAAATATGCCGACGGTGTTCCATTTATCACTTTCGTCAATTGACATCTTAAGAATAACGagtaaatgttaaaaattagGGATCATAAATGTACTTTCATAATCGCTTACATTATTATCATTAGATGTTTTTTGGTTGTCATTCGATTTATGGTTGATACTGCTGAGCTGATTAATAGTTCCGCCATAGAGCAAACTTTTTGGTGTCTGAATTAAGTTAACCGAAGCTGTGGCCGCTTGCAGAACTGCTGCAGACGCTAAGGCTTCCAAATGTGAATCATCCACTGCAatcaatagaaataaaattattattattattattattatttgtaaatttattaaaatgtaataaaccAGATGGATgcctacaaaataaaagtacattGAAAAGAAAACCCAATACAGGATATCGTTTTATagccgctacccatagggtagaagggtattataactttgtgccggcaggaaatgtatgtaacaggtagaaggaggcatctccgacccccataaagtatatatattattgatcagcatcaacagccgagacgatctagccatgtccgtatgaaacactggatctcagagattataagagatacagctataattttttgtcgACAGCATCTATGTTtgtacgcagatcaagtttgtttcaaattttaccacgcccacttccgcccccgcaaatcaacaaaaatcgaataacaagcgtaattttcaagctagaGTTGGGTTACagtaattactgtagtagttatgattcctacaaatttggttgcgatcagataaaaactgtcgaagttattaaagaaatacttttgttatGTGCAAAATCGCctacttagttgctttagctggcaatctggtatattgtgccatctatagtatattttgaatgcggtactacatcgatataccacatataccatttggtatatttttagtatttttgcagtatactTATTCGGCATGTTTTGAAAAAacaccgcaaaatatatttcatttattcaaaatgggtagcgggtatctcacagtcgagtacactcgactgtagctttcttacttgttttaaagctagagctgcgaattttttggtgtatacaataaaaactatagtgtttatgatttctgaaaatttgattgcgattatataaaaattgtagaagttattaaagaaatacttttgtatgagcaaaaacgcctagttactaggggtcttagttgctttggctgacaatctggtatattgtgccgtctatggtatattttgaatgttgtactatatcgatataccaaatataccattcggtatattttgaatatttttgtagtcttttcgatatattttgaaaataataccgcaaaatagatttatttaatttaaaatgggtagcgggtatctcacagtcgagtacactcgactgtagctttcttacttgttttatttttggcctctATCGTATCCACTGTGATACGATggttttgaaaatatgtaatttttcaAATGAGCTCCACAGACTATTTTTCTCAGCGTAAGTCTGATTGCCAATTGTTTATCGCTTAGAAATGTGTtggaaataaatagaatttaattgtgacatttttgttgtggaaAGAATAGCACCTTTATCGAAATTTACGTGTACTACAATGGGCTAATATGAACTTGAAACAGGACTCACATTTtctaatgtatgtatatgctaataatatttattgtatgtataacTTACCATTTGATGGCTGTCTTTGAACAGAAATTTCAACAGGAGGAATTTGATTAGCATCGGTCTCGCATGTAGTGGATATTGTCGGGTCTTTGAATAGACCACTAACACCAGCGCTTATAACATCTCCAGACTTGATTGTAGTTAAAATATTGGCCGCCTCAGTCTCAGAAGCAGTCGGCTTGTTGAACTCTAAGACATTTGTTGTAGTTCCTATTGCCTTCGactaaaatatgtatatgaatgGTAATATCAGttttcaatcaaattaaaatgctcCACTTACATTTCCAATGATATCATCGATGCTATTCAATTTGCGGGCATCTGTTGTGCTACTTACATCAGATACATCATCAACAATTTCCGGTTTGATGTTTTTATCAGCAGTGGCGTCGATTCCAGTATCTTCATTTGTCGTGGCAATACCACTATTAATTAAGCCAGCCGCTGCCGATGTTGACGATGCTATCGCGGAATCATTATCCATGTCATCATCCCTGTCGTTTCCATTATCAAAATTGTCAGTatctttttttgattttatatttaaatcccCGGCGCCATCGAGTTGCTCAATAATATCATCCATTGGATCGGCATCAATATAAGCAGATTCAGCCAAAGTATCAGCAGCTCCTCCATTATTTTTCTCTGCTAATTGAATGTTAAAAGTTGATTTCACAACTGGAGCCGATGTGGCAGCACTTTTCGTTGTGGTAGCCAACGTTAAGGCACGTTGACCAACGCTGCTCGATGCACTAGCATTGTAAATATTGACAAATCCTTTtcgtgcagcagcagcagccgctgcacCAGGTAACATTACCAATTTATTGGAGCCGGTGCCGACACCAACTGGTGAGGATGTAATCCCTATGCCAGCGTTATTTGTACTCATTACAGTCACAGGCTTGCCTCCAATGTAAACAGCcgttttttgttgcaatttatgtGTGGTCAATTGAGGCTTAttggcaactgctgctgttgatgttggcAATGTCAATGTTATGGGTCGTCCACCTGTAGTTGCAGTAGTTCCACCACCAGCTATACTCCGCACCATTTTCACATTACTAGGGCTTGATAAGACGGTACGTGGAATAGTAGTTGCAGTCGATGTGCTACCTGTGGAACCAACAAAGCTGACAATGCTTGTGCCATGACTGGAGATAGAGCTGGAGCTGCTGCCAGCACTGGTCATCACAGCGGTACCAGGCACTGTGCGTATACTTGACCCAGTGgtaacaattataatttgctGATTGCCGATAGGAGCTCCTTGT harbors:
- the LOC117573148 gene encoding uncharacterized protein LOC117573148 isoform X5; the encoded protein is MFQMDSADFWQQARVPFALQAASTMQHQQQQQHHQLQLQLPLTHPQSNTQPSGNQQQKQQSDPATTATTTNNNHLPLNSKLQTGHLQQQHQPQQQQQQQHHQQQMQLQHQVEQQCYVSEANNFEAEQDVVTTTSTSNHHLLFNAAAAAAAAVHLKSTALNNHNQNNSNNTNSIDSHLVSSLPVKLKHEHGQLQQSDPRQQQSESETYSGSGFFGSVHMVDQQSHNKQEQDRSTTPITNANKAMSQGQQSPQHSITPSGGCSTPDIKFSNEKLANEIQLQLSRSSSAAAISERTLEECWSTLQRLFMHKSAMQQIQQQIPRVGLGAQGVATNSAANMGSSTSASGLGTETKPHQCQQCMKSFSSNHQLVQHIRVHTGEKPYKCSYCDRRFKQLSHVQQHTRLHTGERPYKCHLPDCGRAFIQLSNLQQHLRNHDAQVERAKNRPFHCNICGKGFATESSLRTHTSKQHAALIGGPNATSCPICHKLFLGTEALMDHMKLVHKEKTPPPNESSGQCNNGSQGANGNVCAGPNALASQCTSELNCGLPSTPSLHESYLGKRRTANHPCPVCGKHYVNEGSLRKHLACHAETAQLTNSLRMWPCSVCQAVFTNENGLLTHMDHMRMDPKHQFAAQYVLSRAAAEQRERDSLLAASLTSAGIRETASMLPSIGIGLSGAGGSNSLCPSPSANSECSSNGRLSSSSASDQEQDGDQGLSENENNNHNNNMTNLNNNNNSVNNNNTNNNCNSSKINLNLSELHLPNSNQFSMEHAEQLHANRMSLMAAASAAAAAVAASSHGSRSQEDSIDAVVTANSGSAVVQAAVVNLAAAMRMNNTVNPHTQQHADQQIQRQQPNQQQQAPHQHHHQHQHQNQHQIPHLPQLLSPHGGQQQTQPGSTSGTGASNNNQRSPTINVPSLQIQADNTSSVMISMMRNSLDSGLGGMHQLEPLHHHQLQSTNFAQASSLQGPPHHHPQHHHQHSHSHSHNPETTLRMHQQAEAILRSHTEAAFRLAAASVAATNVNSTAPNITSSSVPIVVKNETLSHHHQQRQVNGDIQTASANALQEVQPQQNQSNS
- the LOC117573148 gene encoding uncharacterized protein LOC117573148 isoform X1 gives rise to the protein MFQMDSADFWQQARVPFALQAASTMQHQQQQQHHQLQLQLPLTHPQSNTQPSGNQQQKQQSDPATTATTTNNNHLPLNSKLQTGHLQQQHQPQQQQQQQHHQQQMQLQHQVEQQCYVSEANNFEAEQDVVTTTSTSNHHLLFNAAAAAAAAVHLKSTALNNHNQNNSNNTNSIDSHLVSSLPVKLKHEHGQLQQSDPRQQQSESETYSGSGFFGSVHMVDQQSHNKQEQDRSTTPITNANKAMSQGQQSPQHSITPSGGCSTPDIKFSNEKLANEIQLQLSRSSSAAAISERTLEECWSTLQRVSWHLFRCLFMHKSAMQQIQQQIPRVGLGAQGVATNSAANMGSSTSASGLGTETKPHQCQQCMKSFSSNHQLVQHIRVHTGEKPYKCSYCDRRFKQLSHVQQHTRLHTGERPYKCHLPDCGRAFIQLSNLQQHLRNHDAQVERAKNRPFHCNICGKGFATESSLRTHTSKELQLHLGVLQQHAALIGGPNATSCPICHKLFLGTEALMDHMKLVHKEKTPPPNESSGQCNNGSQGANGNVCAGPNALASQCTSELNCGLPSTPSLHESYLGKRRTANHPCPVCGKHYVNEGSLRKHLACHAETAQLTNSLRMWPCSVCQAVFTNENGLLTHMDHMRMDPKHQFAAQYVLSRAAAEQRERDSLLAASLTSAGIRETASMLPSIGIGLSGAGGSNSLCPSPSANSECSSNGRLSSSSASDQEQDGDQGLSENENNNHNNNMTNLNNNNNSVNNNNTNNNCNSSKINLNLSELHLPNSNQFSMEHAEQLHANRMSLMAAASAAAAAVAASSHGSRSQEDSIDAVVTANSGSAVVQAAVVNLAAAMRMNNTVNPHTQQHADQQIQRQQPNQQQQAPHQHHHQHQHQNQHQIPHLPQLLSPHGGQQQTQPGSTSGTGASNNNQRSPTINVPSLQIQADNTSSVMISMMRNSLDSGLGGMHQLEPLHHHQLQSTNFAQASSLQGPPHHHPQHHHQHSHSHSHNPETTLRMHQQAEAILRSHTEAAFRLAAASVAATNVNSTAPNITSSSVPIVVKNETLSHHHQQRQVNGDIQTASANALQEVQPQQNQSNS